A segment of the Oncorhynchus tshawytscha isolate Ot180627B linkage group LG19, Otsh_v2.0, whole genome shotgun sequence genome:
gtggggatgtttttcagaggcagggactgggagactagtcaggatcgggggaaagatggacggagcaatgtacagagagatccttgatgaaaacctgctccagaacgttcaggacctcagacttccaacaggacaacgaccctaagcacacagccaagacaacgcaggagtggcttcaggagaagtcaatgaatgtccttgagtggcccagccagaacccggacttggaCTCGATCGAACATtgccggagagacctgaaaatatctgtgcagcaacgctccccatccaacctgacagaacttgagaggatctgcagagaaaaatgggaaaaactccccaaatacaggattGCCAAGCTTGTCGCATCATACTTgaggctttaatcgctgccaaaggtgcttcaacaaagtactgagtaatgggtctgaatacttatgtaaatgtgatgtttttctaatttttatacatttgcaaaaatttctaaaaaacagtttttgttttgtcattatgtgggATTGTGTGTCTTACGTAGTCGGCAGCGGGCTGGGACAGTAGGAACAGAGTGATGAGGAGGTTGCAGGTGGAGTTGACGTccgggaggatggagagaatctCGTCTTCTGTCAACATGCCTTTGGTCTGGGGAGGGGGGTGCGTCATGGAGGCTGGGCAGTTGGGCATCCACAAGTCAAAATCCACCTGGAGGGAACAAGAACGGGAATCGGCAACACTTTGTGTCACAAATGATACCATATTTCCTTTagagcacactacttttgaccagagcccatatgtGTCTTAAGTGAAGATTTGGACCTATGTACTGTATTGATTGATGGGTACAGTTTATTGGTTAATCATGTTGATGGGTTAATTACCTGAGAGAAGTTGACAGCAGCGTGCAGCGCAGAGCAGCAGTATATAACCATGGTAACAAACTGAGAGAGTTCTGGTTTGGTTTGGAATGACTGTGGGCAACCTGAGGGAACCAGGAGGGGGAACAATGTAGTCAGTTAGTTATATAGTGAGATCATTTCAGTTGACAATCAAAAAATGCACAGCCATAGACTTTGAGAAACCACTTCTCATGTACGCAGTcggcgtttcaattcatcccaaaggtgtttgatggggttgaggtcagggctctgtgccagtcaagttattccacatcgatctcgacaaaccatttctgtatggacctcgttttgtgcacaggggaattgtcatgctgaaacaggaaaaggtcttccccaaactgttgccacaaagttggtagCACAGCATCGTCttgaatgtcattgtgtgctgtagcgttaagatttcccttcactggaactaaagggcctaggccgaaccatgaaaaacagccccagaccatttttcctcctccaccaaactttacagttggcactatggtagcgttctcctggcatcctccaaacccagactCGTCAATCAAATTTTGCATTGTGATCTTTGGcttgacgaacagttattgtgctgatgttgcttacagagggagtttggaactcggtagtgagtgttgcaaccaaggacagactttTACGCGCTatacacttcagcactcggctgtcctgttctgtgagcttatgtggcttaccactttgtggctgagctgttgttgctcctggatgtttccacttcacaacaacagcacttacagttgactggggcagctctaacagggcagaaatgtgactaaCTGGCTTGTTGGAAggttgcatcctatgacggtgcaatgttgaaagtcactgagcttttcagtaaggccagtctactgccaatgtttgcatatggagattgcatggttgtgtgctcaattttatacacttatCAGCAAggggtgtagctgaaatagccgaatcccctaattttaaggggtgtccacatacttgtgtgtgtatatatatatatatatatatatatatatatgtgtgtaaatTATTGAACAGTAAGTTTCACATAGGGTGTTAttggtagaacacacacaccgaCCTGAGTGAGGGAGCTGTAGGAAGCCATGTGTGTAGATCTCAGTGATCCAGCTCTGCAGCTCAGAGTCCTGCTCCACATCCTGGTTTCCAAGGTAATACACATCCACCCAGCCACTCACAAATCTGCCACATGGTCACACAAAACACAACAGTAATGATGGTGCTTGTAAAAAGGaagtgtgttgtatgtgtgtgtacctgtgcagTGTGTGCCAGATTCTGAGAATTGATATCACAGCTGTAAATTAATTGTGTGCATGACTGTATTTCTGTGTGGGTCTGCGTGTGAGTGCcggtgtgtgtacctgtgcagTGCGTTCAACACTCGCAGTGCATCGTGTGCATAATAGCTGTGTGTGCATACGTACGTACATGCGTGCGTGCCTGCTTGAATATGTGTACCTGTGCAGTGCGGTCCACACTCGCAGTGCGTCATGTGCATAGTAgcagtgtttgagtgtgtgtatcCCTCTGTCTGCCAGGTCGTCAGGGACACACAGGGAGCGGTAACGCAGACGCTCTGTGGCTCGAGACAACAGTACAGGCAATGCCTCCAGACCACAGCCTATGGCCTGACACAACAGGAACATGCAATTTTGTGGTTATAAACTAGCAAACCTTTATAGGCATATGCACAAAGAAAATATGTGTACTAAAACATTGCAACTCACACAAACATTTCAAGACACACGATCATACCTTGTCAAACACTCCGTTGGCAGCCAGTAGAGAGGCCCTGGCTTGGATGTTGATCTGTAGTGTGGTTTTTATGTGAGGCATCAACAACTgcaacaataatattaataataacaaGTCAGATTCTGGCTCATGGCAGCTCTATAAAATTCAATTCCAACTGCAAGGTACTAGAGAAACAGATGTGAGCTCACGAGACTTCCGGATGGTTCAGGAGGTTAACTAAACTTTCACCTATGCAGCCTGGTCTATACGTAACAAGTAaacgtaaatccgggacactcaaattagtatgatatgttacgtttggtttATGTAGGATTGAAGGTTATTTAAGGCAAAACAAAAGGAGGTTGTTTGTTCGGGGTGGGCGTATAACACAAAAGTTGCATGTTTAAGTCTCATCATCATTTTTAGTTGTTttgtaactacttagcatgtcagctaacccttcccctaaccttaacccaggtaatgttagccacctagctaatgttagcgttAGACATCCTGCtacctagctaactttagccacaacaaattggaattcataattagtagaggctggtgggaggagctataggaggacggactcattgtaatggctgaaatggaacggagtcaaacgtggtttccatatgtttggtgTGTTTttcgttccattaattccattccagccattacaatgagcctgtcctcctataactCCACCCACCAGTCTCCACtgtttgtaacatatcatacctattgcaaatttgtaacatattgtcgGAATTGCGAttcctaacatatcatactacaTGGAGGGAGACatatttacgtttactatgttacatctaaaCATCCAGGTTGCAGAACGATTCACAGATCTAATGAGTGGTGGTGTATTTATTAGAACTTTACCTACTATATTTACTATTGACCTGTTTATTACATACTATTTACCTGGTGTAGAGGGTGTACTTCTGGCAGCTGCCTGAGGGTGGCAGTGCAACACACCTCTCCCAACAGGTGGGTTCTGAGGAAGTGAGAGGAAAGCTGGTGGCACTGGAAGTCTGAGCAGCGCACCCAGGTCTTAGCCAACAGCCAATCAGGGCCAGGGTCAGAGGGCAGGAACACTGGGTTCTGAGGACCAGGGGCCTGCTGCAGCTGTGGGTATAATTAGTGGTACAATAGTTTCAGAATTATACATTTTTGTAGTAgcaataacagtagtagtagcagtactagtagAATCAAACTAGTAATAGCATTCCCCTCTGGGTTAATAAAGTGGCTGTCTGCCTGTCAGTatgtacattaccagtcaaaagtttagacacaactactcattccagagttcttctttatttttactattttctacgttgcataataatagtgaagacatcaaaaaactatgaaataacacatggaatcatgtagtaaccaaaaaagtgttaaacaaatcaaaatatattttagattcttcaaagtagccacccttttccttgatgacacctttgcacactcttgtcattctctcaaccattttCATGaagcagtcacctggaatgcgatatcttaaccgccatagATAACAATACTgtacagccgtattcattgacctggccaaggctttcgactctgtcaatcaccacatcctcatcggcagtctcgatagccttggtttctcaaatgattgcctctcctggttcaccaacgacttctctgatagagttcagtgtgtcaaattggagggcctgttgtccgggcctctggcagtctctatgggggggccacagggttcaattcttggaccgactctcttctctgtatacataaatgatgtcactcttgctgctggtgtgtctctgatccacctctacgcagacgacaccattctgtatacttctggcccttcgttggacactgttaacaaccctccagacgagcttcaatgccatacaactctccttcagtggcctccaattgctcttaaatacaagtaaaactaaatgcatgctcttcaaccgatcgcagcctgcacctgcccgcccgtccaacatcactactcggTTCTGACTTGGaatgtgtggacaactacaaatacctaggtgtctggttagactgtaaactctccttccagactcacatgaaACATCTCCCATCCAAAGTTAAATCCAGGATTGGCTTCCTagttcgcaacaaagcatccttcactcatgctgccgaacatacccttgtaaaactgaccatcctaccgatcctcgacttcggcgatgtcatttacaaaatagcctccaatactctactcaataaattggatgcagtctatcacagtgccatccgttttgtcaccaaagccccatatactacccaccactgcgacctcattggctggtcctcgcttcatacttgtcgccataCCCAcgggctccaggtcatctacaagaccctgctaggtaaagtccccccttatctcacctcgctggtcaccatagcagcacccacctgtagcacgcgctccagcaggtatatctcactggtcacccccaaaaccaattcttcctttggccgcctctccttaaagttctctgctgccaatgactggaacgaactacaaaaaaactatgaaactggaaacacatctccctcactagctttaaggaccatctgtcagagcagctcacagattactgcacctgtacatagcccatctataatttagcccaaacaactacctctccccctactgtatttatttatttagctcatttgcaccccattatttctctctactttgcacattcttccactgcaaatctaccattccagtgttttacttgctatattgtatttacttcgataccatggccttttttgcctttacctcccttatctcacctcatttgctcacattgtatatagacttatttttctactgtatgttttactccatgtgtcactctgctgttgtatgtgtcgaactgctttgctttatcttggcaaggtcgcaattgtaaatgagaacttgttctcaacttgcctacctggttaaataaaggtgaaataaattaatttcagttgacaggtgtgccttgttagacgttaatttgtggaatttctttccttttttaaTGCGTTTGATGCATTTGagcatcagttgtgttgtgacaaggtaggggtggtatacagaagacagccctatttggtaaaagaccaagtccatattatggcaagaacagttcaaataagcaaagagaaacaacagtccatccttacattaagacatgaaggtcagtcaatccagaaaatttcaagaactttgaaagtttcttcaagtgctgtcgcaaaagccattaagtgctatgatgaacggatgatctccgcatgttcccaccatgaagcgtgggggtactttgctggtgacactcagtgatttatttagaattcaaggcacacttaaccagcatggctaccacagcattctgcagcgataagccatcccatctgatttgcgcttcGTGAGaccttcatttgtttttcaacaggacaatgacccaacacctccaggctgtgtatgggctatttgaccaagaaggagagagtgatggagtgctgcatcagatgacctggtgtccacaatcaccctacctcaacccaattgagatggtttgggtagagttggaccacagagtgaaggaaaagcatccaacaagtgctcagcatatgtggaaactccttcaaggctgttggaaaagcattccaggtgatgctggttgagagaatgccaagattgttcAAAGGTGTCAtcaggcaaagggtagctactttgaagaatctaaaatacaaaaaatattttgatttgtttaacacttttttgattactacatgattccatatgtgttatatcatagttttgatgtcttcactattattctacaatgtagaaaatagtaaaaataaagaaaaactctggaattagtaggtctgtccaaacctttgactggtactgtatgcaagccagccagccagccaaagaTGACCAGACTCACTTGGATGGCGATGGGTTTGAGCTCCTCCTCCTGGTTGAGGTGCAGAAGGACTAGCGGGGCGGCGAGAAACTGCTGCTTCCCATTGATCACGTTGGCCGGGACACCTTCCAACATCTCGTAGTCCAGCAGGAAAATAGACCCTCTCTGCCGTGAACGCACAAAGGTGAAGTTTGAAGTTTCACACAGTGCAAATCCAACACACACTTGTGTGGTCCAGTGGTTGCTGCCGCTGACCCCGATACACGTATGCCAGAGTCAGCATGTGTTCAAATACAGCCCACTGCCCTTTGACTGTCGAGTTCCATTTTTCCAGAGCTTTGCAATCTCTTCAATaaaagctaaaaaaaaaacactcaccggcagacagacacacacacacacacctctagctCCTGTTCCAGTGAGGATCCGTCAGGCAGGAAGGGGCAGAGAATGTCAGAGTTGATTGACAGGTTGGGAGGGAGGAGGCGTGTCTGTCGCACCATGAGAGGGTTACAGCCGTTCAAACACTGGTAGCCAAAGAACCAGTCCTCAGCCCAATGGGCCTGCACATACTCttcaagggagggagagaaaagagaaggataTCAAGGGTTGGggggttaaagagagagaaaggacaggcAGTgagaattggtgtgtgtgtgtgtgtatgacataCTAGCGACAGTATTCTGGCTCCCATTGTGGCTGAACATGGTCTCCAGCTCAGTAAAGCTACTCCAGGATTCAGCTCTCTCATCAAAACCCCTTAGATACTGCAGATTGATGCCTGGGCTGAGAGGACAAATACAATGTGAAGGGGAAGACCAAATGTTTAGGTGAGGACAAACAGAATGTGGAGGGAAAACAATGTGGAGGGCAAACAGAATGTGGAGGGCAAATAGAATGTGGAGGGCAAATAGAatgtggagggcagacagaattTGGAGGGCAAATAGAatgtggagggcagacagaatgTGGAGGGCAAACAAAACATTGAGAGCAAAGGGCTGACCTTTGGCGTGTGTAGCTGAGGTTGGGTCCCAGTTCCTTCAGACTGGTCATGTCCACACAGTGAGGGACACCCTCAGCAAACGTACGCCACCTACAGGGCAGACCACCACATGACATCAAACTATTGGTACTAAAGGCAAACTCACTTGATTCGTGTAAGAGCAGCTTTGTGTGAATGAGCCTTAATGTTCTAccttcacacctcctcctcatccatAATGCTAACACCGATTTTAGAACTTTATTAACACTAAACCAAGTAAGCACCGACTGACGCAGGACTTCCATGGGTTTTGagaagtggggcggcaggtagcctagtggttagagtgttgggccagtaaccgaaagaatccctgagctgataaggtaaaaatatgttgtcctgcccctgaacaaggcagttggccTATTGGGGAACAGTAGGTTatcaggccatcattgtaaataagaatttacagtgccttgcgaaagtattcggcccccttgaactttgcgaccttttggcttcaggcttcaaacataaagatataaaactgtatttttttgtgaagaatcaacaacaagtgggacacaatcatgaagtggaacgacatttattggatatttcaaacttttttaacaaatcaaaaactgaaaaattgggtgtgcaaaattattcagccccgtcactttcagtgcagcaaactatctccagaagttcagtgaggatctctgaatgatccaatgttgatctaaatgactaatgatgataaatacaatccacctgtgtgtaatcaagtctccgtataaatgcacctgcactgtgatagtctcagaggtccgttaaaagcgcagagagcatcatgaagaacaaggaacacaccaggcaggtccgagatactgttgtgaagaagtttaaagccggatttggatacaaaaagatttcccaagctttaaacatcccaaggagcactgtgcaagcgataatattgaaatggaaggagtatcagaccactgcaaatctaccaagacctggccgtccctctaaactttcagctcatacaaggagaagactgatcagagatgcagccaagaggcccatgatcactctggatgaactgcagagatctacagctgaggtgggagactctgtccataggacaacaatcagtcgtatattgcacaaatctggcctttatggaagagtggcaagaagaaagccatttcttaaagatatccataaaaagtgtcgtttaaagtttgccacaagccacctgggagacacaccaaacatgtggaagaaggtgctctggtcagatgaaaccaaaatggaactttttggcaacaatgcaaaacgttatgtttggcgtaaaagcaacacagctcatcaccctgaacacaccatccccactgtcaaacatggtggtggcagcatcatggtttgggcctgcttttcttcagcagggacagggaagatggttcaaattgatgggaagatggatggagccaaatacaggaccattctggaagaaaacctgatggagtctgcaaaagacctgagactgggacggagatttgtcttccaacaagacaatgatccaaaacataaagcaaaatctacaatggaatggttcaaaaataaacatatccaggtgttagaatggccaagtcaaagtccagacctgaatccaatcgagaatctgtggaaagaactgaaaactgctgttcacaaatgctctccatccaacctcactgagctcgagctgttttgcaaggaggaatgggaaaaaatttcagtctctcgatgtgcaaaactgatagagacataccccaagcgacttacagctgtgatcgcagcaaaaggtggcgctacaaagtattaacttaagggggctgaataattttgcacgcccaatttttcagtttttgatttgttaaaaaagtttgaaatatccaataaatgtcgttccacttcatgattgtgtcccacttgttgttgattcttcacaaaaaaaatacagttttatatctttatgtttgaagcctgaaatgtggcaaaaggtcgcaaagttcaagggggccgaatactttagcATGGCACTGtacttaattgacttgcctagttaaataaaaatgtttaaaatgtgGTTGATTTCAATGTTCACAGACGCTGATTTCTTGTCCAGTCCCCCCCAGCTTTGATTTGCCCCAAAAATaaacgtctatgattggttcagatgtGGTCTGGTCCAgaccagccttgatttggcccaaGCATAGACTTATCCCACCGAGCACATCACACGTAATTTCAACATGGAAATGTGGGTAATATTtgattcacccactcaaaaaggaCTACCAGAAGttttatcactatgctttcaaccatctaaagcacaaccaaattccaatggaaaactATGTCTGATCTTTAGTCGAGTTGTCATCTGAATGTGTTATCATTGCGctatcaaccatttaaaagcacaacatacaatgtcagatattttgtatttatacaacAACTTAATTTGTTATCACTTGCAGTTGAAATGATATTTAACGTGCATGGTacaagtgatcaatgctgttccAGATTCTGTGTAGATTATTATAGCCCTTGTGAATATTTCCACAGATCTGCGACCTTTGCACGCTATGGTGAACATGCAcactttctatgattacataagacatTTATAGTTAAAGTAACctcaatgtacagtgcattcagaatgtattcagacctcctaactttttacattacagccttattctaaaattgattaaatcattccCCCCTGatcattatttatttaaataaaaaataaaattgtaaaacagaaataccttatttacataagtattcagaccctttgctatgacacttgaaattgagctcaggtgcatcctgtttccattgatcatacttgatgtttctacaatttgattggagtccaccttagctaaattcaattgattggacatcatttgaaaaggcacacacctgtttagataaggtcccacagttgacagtgcaaaaaccaagccataaggtcgaaggaattgtccgtagagtgcgagacaggattgtgtcagggaggtgaccaagaaccagatggtcaatctgacagagctccagaggtcctctgtggagatgggagaaccttccagaaggacaaccatctctgcagcactccaccaatcatgcctttataagtggcaagacggaagccactcctcagtaaaaggcatatgacagcccgcttgtagtttgccaaaaggcactctcagaccatgagaaacaagattcactggtctgatgaaaccaagattgaactctttggcctgccaagcttgtagcgtcatacgcaagaagactcgaggctgtaatatctgtcaaaggtgtttcaacaaagtactgagtaaagggtcggaatacttttcATTTTTAACAAATTTGGCAAAGATCAGCATGAACATTAAAATCTGATGCAATCTGAGCCTGAAGAGCcataaattgaatacattttaggaGCCCTACATTAATGACATTTAAAGAGCCCAAGCCCAAAAAGGCCCAAATGAATGTGCCGTTATCCAATACATATACTGtatgatataggctactgtacattACACGagacagaaaaaaataaaaaagtccatagatgtagctagctatatgctctACTAGGTAAATACATGAAACTAGCTCCAGTAGGCAaatctagctcagtgctttctgtggtggggcagccagtggaaaatatgtgtgtgtaggggttggtaatgttctctagtcgcgtcgtgattggctcagtgttttgTCACTCACGAGTcactacgtcaccgcaaaatctatggggagagctcgaaaattcaagccgcTTGGGTGCTGCCGtagatttacattagaaatgCACATCCAAGAacgctcaaggtcattggccacagataaaatgatggcatatcacattatatctaccatagctttgattggactgttcATGCCAACATCATACTtttaaaatcttagctagcaagcctgcagtcatcatcatgaatcaagtcgataAAGAGAAGTcgatgaagagaaattatagataaaaggtATTTGTGCTCATCGACCATTTGACAGAAACATTACTGCTATTCAattgagtgggtgtgtggtccaagtctgggtttaagggtctcttttccaagatTAAAAGGATGAACATTCAAAATTGCccatgctgtcaatccaacaTGACTTCTGCCGCTCTCAAAACAACTGGAcgctcggaactgggaaatctcagacttcagtgagttcaagacaactgagaactcagaaaaaaactagccctgactgggaaaatacgttttgaacaggCATCCAACTAGGAATTGcaagtcgggaactctggcctctttatagagctccgacctgaagatcactgaagtcatgattcaaccttgtttttttcagaggtcccagttgtcttgaaatcaTCCTAAATGCAGATAATGCCAGACtgtgatgacaaagtttgatgacaaaatttgcctaCAAGAAGGACtgccgcaccaccttcctgttacagtgagcacagcacaacaaggtgagtccaaacatttattgtatgctgctgcataaattatgtaatatgccagagaGATATGCATATTGTCTGTAGCTAGGAAAGTAATACAAAGTGTATGTCGTGTAGCAAGCTGTTAGTAGcctatgtgcctcaccctaataatttggtccctttccccctcataacttctgacttggtggtgcacatcaagcctatagcctgttttagagaaatgtcaacattgaatattgtaagagctttcattgtctgcttatatgccccctttatttatcctacggttctgacttaatGTACTggaagaatactgtaagaacgttccatgttctgaattctgtcactatacatttcaaaagtgctgaacaaatagttatattgactacgtccgtccttgCTCGGTCATTAATGTCTTCATTGAAATTACGGAtcgcctcttatccgctcgtcgtcTCCTTATgctatagtttgtacatctcaattgtcggTAGaagccacatttgtttaagcaattCAGCCAttatgaactgtttcgctgccagacaaggctctgctgatagccaggtgtagcggtggtaaggattcacttcATGATGCTGGAAAGAAAGCTCTGATGTTGaggcagctttatgtaggctctaaacatttgtgggcaccgtttgtcaccgctatagtgcaattaatgcatTGTTTAGTGGTGTGTTgggtagtggctttgctggcatgcatctaaaacaaATGTGGGGactttgccccaccaagatttacatgctaaaattgccattGATTACGGACATCGTTCAAACCACGAACCATGAAAACGCAGAAGAGAACATGTGATTCTGGTGAAGCGCATGTGGTTAGAAAATATGATTAGAACATTGAAATATAATAGGGCCTATTGTATAATTAGTAAGctgacagtgcattcggaaagtattcagaccccttgactctttccacattttgctatgtt
Coding sequences within it:
- the zgc:152891 gene encoding polyunsaturated fatty acid lipoxygenase ALOX15B, producing the protein MEEFQVIVHTLPAPTSGTYSILRLTLIGSEGGETPPISVNAGANQHHLLPGSACVVRVWSEVALGRVVLVRLRLEARTGFPDLDWHCRGVEVRRLCDRQEEGTGLQHQGVEHFPCSRWLRSVDGDVELRNGDMCLLNSETVQTLKDHRLKDLHTKQQHIRWRTFAEGVPHCVDMTSLKELGPNLSYTRQSPGINLQYLRGFDERAESWSSFTELETMFSHNGSQNTVAKYVQAHWAEDWFFGYQCLNGCNPLMVRQTRLLPPNLSINSDILCPFLPDGSSLEQELERGSIFLLDYEMLEGVPANVINGKQQFLAAPLVLLHLNQEEELKPIAIQLQQAPGPQNPVFLPSDPGPDWLLAKTWVRCSDFQCHQLSSHFLRTHLLGEVCCTATLRQLPEVHPLHQLLMPHIKTTLQINIQARASLLAANGVFDKAIGCGLEALPVLLSRATERLRYRSLCVPDDLADRGIHTLKHCYYAHDALRVWTALHRFVSGWVDVYYLGNQDVEQDSELQSWITEIYTHGFLQLPHSGCPQSFQTKPELSQFVTMVIYCCSALHAAVNFSQVDFDLWMPNCPASMTHPPPQTKGMLTEDEILSILPDVNSTCNLLITLFLLSQPAADYVPLCQYREPVFSSGAPRRLVEKVQAELRAISDEITDRNKKLELPYDYMSPDRIENSVAI